One window of the Eucalyptus grandis isolate ANBG69807.140 chromosome 8, ASM1654582v1, whole genome shotgun sequence genome contains the following:
- the LOC120287784 gene encoding G-type lectin S-receptor-like serine/threonine-protein kinase At4g03230, giving the protein MRCSNNFKRLLLFMIVLPFCSSSDTLGSTVSRITYPGTNTLVSAGKWFELGFFSPNRISNSRSYVGIWCYRSDTLIVAWVANRSAPVVGGTASFGLLNGDLQLWNDGQLIWSTNATSSNSSTRFAKLLDTGNLVLTEDDGSNSPLWQSFDLPTNTFLPGMRMTDDFKLTSWASQDDPKEGNFTFRRDQEGDTRDYDVIRGVTPYWKSGVYGNFIPPDRMFQVISSLLSKSTTDNQSLAENYWLVMNNDGQIQYFKQVNESKPFWFQPASRCSVFNACPKFQSCNDKNGNKTMCKCLPGFKLRSGGCLGKSQMFERTSDFLSLKMMKTGNPGIQTVGRPQGAMQAKVHRRWKMPGLLLLVRGASA; this is encoded by the coding sequence ATGCGATGCTCCAATAACTTCAAGCGCTTGCTCTTGTTTATGATAGTCCTTCCGTTTTGCTCCAGCAGCGACACCCTAGGAAGCACAGTAAGCAGGATCACGTACCCAGGAACAAACACACTCGTGTCCGCCGGCAAGTGGTTCGAGCTCGGCTTCTTCTCTCCGAACAGGATCTCCAACTCGAGGAGTTACGTCGGAATATGGTGTTACAGGTCGGACACTCTGATCGTCGCCTGGGTGGCCAACCGTAGTGCCCCGGTTGTTGGCGGCACAGCATCATTTGGCCTCCTGAACGGCGACCTGCAGCTGTGGAACGACGGACAACTGATCTGGTCGACCAATGCCACGAGTTCAAACTCTTCGACCCGGTTTGCAAAGCTTCTTGATACAGGGAATCTAGTGCTGACGGAAGATGACGGAAGCAATAGCCCTCTGTGGCAGAGCTTTGATCTGCCGACCAATACGTTCCTTCCTGGGATGCGGATGACCGACGACTTCAAGTTGACTTCTTGGGCAAGCCAGGATGACCCGAAAGAGGGCAACTTCACCTTCCGGCGGGATCAAGAAGGCGACACCAGAGACTACGACGTGATTCGGGGCGTGACTCCTTACTGGAAAAGTGGGGTCTATGGGAACTTCATACCACCCGATCGGATGTTTCAAGTCATCTCTTCCTTGCTCTCTAAAAGCACAACGGATAATCAGAGTTTGGCCGAAAACTACTGGTTGGTCATGAACAATGACGGCCAGATTCAGTACTTCAAGCAGGTAAACGAATCGAAGCCGTTTTGGTTCCAGCCGGCGAGCCGGTGTAGCGTGTTCAATGCGTGCCCCAAGTTCCAGAGCTGCAACGATAAGAATGGCAATAAGACCATGTGCAAGTGCTTGCCGGGGTTCAAGCTGCGTTCTGGGGGGTGCCTTGGGAAATCACAGATGTTTGAGCGGACCAGTGATTTCTTGAgtctgaagatgatgaagactgGGAATCCAGGAATCCAGACAGTCGGCAGACCGCAAGGAGCGATGCAGGCAAAAGTGCATCGACGATGGAAAATGCCAGGCTTACTCTTACTCGTTCGAGGAGCATCAGCGTAG